Proteins from a genomic interval of Schistosoma mansoni strain Puerto Rico chromosome 2, complete genome:
- a CDS encoding putative wd-repeat protein, with protein sequence MIISKQLECDLRIGSAYHIGTSVNPLFNLSSSCIQNNDGTSTRSRAFIRHPFNLLLAREQGDIGPSSKSRRLRYRASRWTTEGSQRFDGLQIYGCRSKGALYPDAQTFQESVQGSLWAVTRLHLENKFECHRGCVNALNFNSRGNLIASGSDDLKVVVTNWITGEQAWSYRTGHCMNIFHVKFIPESNDLQIVSCACDSEVRLAQLSPTGGLACPTRLLVKHSRACHKLSIPNGEPNIVLSAGADGQVFSTDLRIPKAHKLLWLPFSEFFSIASNPTRPHEFALCGRSESIVRIYDRRKIDKRDPNSGLLHTIGADHLRGDRRSSNENGVVQVNRRLINSCRSRLHSSISSDSDSDSDSDSNHLLNSLSVQLGRRIRAVLNGLRGRARAALLMGNNDDTLRTDPSYNFEVTKYSVTAAVYSAQGDGMQIL encoded by the exons ATGATAATATCG AAGCAGCTTGAATGTGACTTACGAATTGGCAGTGCCTATCATATTGGAACTTCAGTTAACCCACTGTTCAATCTTTCTAGTTcgtgtattcaaaataatgatgGTACGAGTACCAGATCTCGAGCGTTTATAAGACATCCGTTCAATTTGTTATTGGCTCGTGAGCAAGGAGATATTGGTCCATCGTCAAAGTCACGAAGATTACGTTATAGGGCATCTCGTTGGACAACTGAAGGCAGTCAAAGATTTGATGGTTTACAAATATATGGGTGCCGGAGTAAAGGAGCTCTTTATCCGGACGCTCAGACCTTTCAAGAAAGTGTCCAGGGCAGTCTTTGGGCTGTCACGCGATTACATTTGGAAAACAAGTTTGAG TGCCATCGTGGCTGTGTTAATGCTTTAAATTTCAATTCAAGAGGAAATCTAATCGCTTCCGGTTCTGATGATTTAAAAGTTGTTGTTACAAATTGGATTACTGGTGAACAAGCTTGGAGTTATCGTACTGGACATTGTATGAACATATTTCAT GTGAAATTTATTCCGGAATCAAATGATTTACAAATTGTTTCATGTGCATGTGATTCAGAGGTTAGACTAGCTCAGCTTTCACCTACCGGTGGTTTAGCATGCCCTACTCGGCTGTTAGTAAAGCATAGTCGAGCATGTCATAAATTATCTATTCCTAATGGTGAACCAAATATTGTCCTGTCAGCCGGTGCCGATGGACAAGTCTTTTCAACAGACTTAAGAATTCCCAAGGCTCACAA aTTACTGTGGTTACCATTCTCTGAATTTTTCTCGATTGCATCTAATCCGACACGTCCACATGAATTCGCGTTATGTGGTAGATCTGAATCCATTGTACG GATTTACGATCGTCGTAAAATTGACAAACGAGATCCAAATAGTGGACTTCTACATACTATTGGTGCAGATCACCTGCGCGGAGATAGACGTTCCTCAAATGAGAATGGAGTAGTTCAAGTAAATCGTCGATTAATTAATTCATGTCGGAGCCGTCTTCATTCGTCAATTAGCTCAGATTCGGACTCGGATTCGGACTCAGATTCCAATCATTTGTTAAATTCTCTATCTGTACAACTTGGTCGCCGAATTCGTGCAGTACTAAATGGTTTACGAGGTCGAGCTCGTGCAGCTTTATTAATGGGAAACAATGACGATACTCTTCGTACTGATCCTTCTTATAATTTCGAAGTTACAAAGTATAGTGTCACGGCTGCTGTATACAGTGCTCAGGGTGATGGTATGCAGATTTTATGA